One Acetoanaerobium noterae genomic region harbors:
- a CDS encoding nucleoside phosphorylase encodes MIQPHIQCEKVSKMVLLPGDPQRVDRVGGFLDDAVVIANNREFKTLTGSYKGMQVTVTSTGIGGASAVIALEELINCGGEYFIRIGSAGAVQKDINIGDLIISMASVREDGASAMYINKDYPAVSDFEILTALKNNAVKLGYEHHVGVTRSHDSFYIDDEIEKMEFWNKKNVLGSDMETASLFVIGKLRGVKVGSVLNNVVLYSKDVKDGVNDYVNQKDLAQQGEDREILLALESLHEIKINRDGSF; translated from the coding sequence ATGATTCAGCCACATATACAGTGTGAAAAAGTAAGTAAGATGGTGCTACTGCCAGGAGATCCTCAAAGAGTAGATAGAGTAGGAGGCTTTCTGGACGATGCTGTAGTCATAGCAAATAATAGAGAGTTTAAGACTTTGACTGGAAGCTATAAAGGGATGCAGGTTACTGTTACTTCTACGGGAATAGGGGGAGCCTCAGCTGTGATTGCATTAGAGGAGCTGATAAACTGTGGGGGAGAGTACTTCATCAGAATAGGAAGCGCAGGAGCAGTTCAAAAGGATATAAACATAGGGGACCTTATAATCAGCATGGCATCAGTAAGAGAAGATGGGGCATCTGCTATGTATATCAATAAGGACTATCCAGCAGTATCTGATTTTGAAATATTGACAGCCCTAAAAAACAACGCTGTGAAACTAGGCTATGAGCACCATGTGGGAGTAACTAGAAGCCATGACTCGTTTTATATAGATGATGAGATAGAAAAAATGGAATTTTGGAACAAGAAAAATGTTCTAGGCTCAGATATGGAAACCGCATCGCTATTTGTAATAGGAAAGCTAAGAGGAGTAAAGGTAGGCTCAGTTCTAAACAACGTAGTGCTATATAGCAAGGATGTAAAAGACGGAGTGAATGATTATGTAAACCAAAAAGACCTAGCTCAGCAGGGAGAAGACAGAGAAATACTTCTCGCCCTAGAGTCCCTCCACGAAATCAAAATCAATAGGGACGGTTCTTTTTGA
- a CDS encoding MarR family transcriptional regulator produces MVTIVETYLKENIDEDINIKPWLKNGNFPIFLRDSYNFYEMTILGTQCVLLEVIAEMPSIDQLQKHLKQIKNLTNCQIVLFYKDITRYRRKSLIKNKISFVIEDGQMYLPFLGLDLKKAQEYFVEEIKEFTTPTQIAYLYFLYNREEVVNTTEFAKKLGLNKMTASRALNDLYNLNLIRYEIGGKTGRSKEYKRISDPDYFLRGREYLKTPVRRIIYAESKPLGALTAGLDALAVLSMINPSGHSIIAIEKNKLDENQIEIVKNKDFIKDKKLVEIELWDYDPRLFSNSSNVDILSLYASLKDETDERVEQALEDVLRGELWYTD; encoded by the coding sequence TTGGTTACTATTGTAGAAACATACTTAAAAGAAAATATCGATGAAGATATTAACATAAAACCGTGGCTTAAAAATGGCAACTTTCCAATTTTTTTAAGGGATAGCTATAACTTTTATGAGATGACAATCCTTGGAACGCAGTGTGTTTTATTAGAAGTCATTGCTGAGATGCCTAGCATAGATCAGCTTCAAAAGCATCTGAAGCAAATTAAAAATTTAACGAATTGTCAAATTGTTCTATTCTACAAAGATATCACTAGATATAGAAGGAAAAGTTTGATTAAAAATAAAATTTCCTTTGTGATTGAAGATGGACAGATGTACTTGCCATTCTTGGGGCTTGATTTGAAAAAAGCTCAAGAATATTTTGTAGAAGAAATAAAAGAGTTTACAACACCTACTCAGATTGCTTATTTATACTTCTTGTATAATAGGGAAGAAGTTGTGAACACTACTGAGTTTGCAAAAAAATTAGGGCTTAATAAAATGACAGCTTCTAGAGCGTTAAATGATTTATACAATTTGAATCTCATTAGATATGAAATTGGAGGGAAAACGGGCCGTAGCAAAGAATATAAGCGAATTTCAGATCCAGATTACTTTTTGAGAGGACGAGAATATCTAAAGACTCCCGTGAGAAGAATCATTTATGCAGAGTCAAAGCCTTTAGGTGCTTTGACTGCTGGATTAGATGCATTGGCAGTATTATCCATGATTAATCCATCAGGCCATTCTATTATTGCAATAGAAAAAAATAAGTTAGATGAAAATCAGATTGAAATTGTTAAAAACAAGGATTTTATAAAAGATAAAAAACTAGTTGAAATAGAGCTTTGGGACTATGATCCTAGACTATTTTCTAATAGTAGCAATGTCGACATACTCTCTTTGTATGCTTCTTTAAAGGATGAAACCGATGAAAGAGTGGAGC